Sequence from the Streptomyces sp. NBC_00358 genome:
AGGTTCTCTTAAACGTACTCGATCAGGTGGCGACAGTGGACAGCGCCCTGGGGGCCGCGTCGGTCAAACTCGCTCTCGGGCAAATGCCAGGAAACGAGTTGCACGACCAGTATTTGGAAGCGCACCGCGCGATGTTGCGCAACGCCCTCCTGCTCGGCGTCTGGGGACCAGACGAGGCCCGAGCGATCTGTCAGACGGTTTACGCCCTGGCGGTCCCGATCTACGACTCCTGGTGCCGGTGGGAGGGCGCCACCAGCGGAGGGCTGCCTATCGATGCACATTCCGACGCTTTCCACAGCAGGCGTCGAGCGTTTCATGAACAGCGGGGGAAGTTGATCGATATCACCAAGCAGGCTTTGCGGGAGCCGAAAGAGGGCGACTCTTAGAAGAGTCGCCCTCTGCACCTGGCGCATTGGCTAGATGATGTCTCCCTCTTCCTCCAGGACCTTCGTGATCTTCTCGTTGGCCGCTTCCTCGTGCCCGTCGATGCAGCCGTGGTACCGGCGGTGGATCACCTCTGGGGAGTTGCCGACGCGCCGGGCCACTTCAGCGATCGGGACTCCCGCGTTGAGCCACCGCGTGATGCAGGCGTGCCGCAGGTCGTACGGGCGTCCGGCGAGCGGCGATACGACGCGGTCGGGCGGGAGGGCGAGCAGTCGCGCTTCCTCCCATACGCGCCAGTACGTGGATGAGCCGACGACTCCCCCGCGCTCGTTCCCGAACACGCGCCCTTCCTTGGCGGTCCCGAACTCCTTCAGGTGAGCCCGAAGGATGGCGACCAGGACGGGCGGGATGGGCACCGGGCGGTCGGTATCGGACTCGCGAGCCTTCAGGCCCCGACGGTCGTGCCGCTCCCCGGAGTCGGTCCACTGCTTGCCCGAGACAGGGCGCGTCTCCCGCAGCGTCAACGTGCCCCAACCCTTCTCCGATAGGTGACAGTCAGAGAGCCTCAACCCGACCGCCTCAGCGGGCCTGAGCCCCGCGTAGTACAGGACCCCGTAGAACGCCACCAGGCGCCGTCCGCGGTTGCGGTCCCACGAGCCGACGTAGGAGACGGCGGTGAGCAACTGGCGCCCCTGTACGGCGTTCACGAGAACGCGGCGGTCCACCACTCCACCGGAGCCCACGCGTTTCCCGCGGGCTCCTTGGAGCGGGTTCTCGGGGAGTTCCTTGGCGGCGACTGCGTGTTCGAGGGCCGTGTTCAAGGCGCGGCGCCGCCGTCTGTGCGTCTCACCCGCCGCTGGGGTGCCGTCCAGCCGATAGCTGAGGCGGTACACCACGTCCTCGAACACCTCAAGGTCAATCAGGTCGACAACGGGCCGGTCCTGCGTCGTGAGCCACCCGTACGCGGCTTTCAGCTCGGCCGGCGGATCCTCTCCCGCGTTCGCGGGGACGATCCCCCACCGGAATGCCAGCCGCAGGTACTTGTCGTCAGGAGCGTCGTCCCCGCGCTTCACCATGGCCAGGGCCACGGCGGCGAGCGCGTCCGCCATGCCCTCACGCGTCTTCGCTGCGCTCATGCGCCACCGCCCGGCGACGTACTTCCGGCAGAATTCGAACCACCGCAACGACGGCTCGGCCTCAGCCGCCTTTGCCGCCGCTTCAGCCGCCGCACGGACTTCGGACTCAGGCTGTCCACTCGCGATCTCGAACGCCTCGCCCCGGCGCATGGCCTGTCGGAGCTCCGAGCGTCGGCTCTCGGCGAGTGCCGAAGTGGCGAACGTCGCGCTGCTCACCTTCCCGCCCACGACCCAACGGAGTTGATACGGGCGCGCCTTGCGGTCGACCTTCGTGACCTTCCACAGCCGGACGTCGAGGGAGTATCCCGGCCGGGCCGACCCGTGCGGGCGTCGAGCCGGGGTGCCCTCATTCGTGCTCACGCAGCGTCCTCCCGCTCCGTGAGCCAGCGCTCGTACTCCGACCGCCGGATCCGCACGTCGCCGTTCGGGAGCTTGATCGCGCGGGGACCCTTCCCGAGCTGGCGCCACCGGTAGAAGGTCGACGGAGCCACCTTCAGATCAGTGATGACCTCGGCGACGGTCAACTTCTCGTCCAGCGCGCGGGCGCTCATACCGCCGTCCCTTCGGCTTCGGTCGACCCGGACAGCCCGGACAGCTCCAATTCCGACTGTCCGGGCCGTTCTTGCAGCTCAGGGGGGTTAACCGGACAGCCGGACAGCCCGGACACCTCCGGGGCGCCCTGTGTCCGGGTCTCGGTGTCCGGGTAGTACCGGCCGCCGACGTCCCTGGTGAGCTGTCCCGCTTCGGCCATGCGGGCGCAGGTCCGGCGGATCGTGTCCATGTCGACGTGCGGCAGCTCGCCTGCCATGTCCTTGGGCTTCGCGCCGGGATGGGCACGGACGTAGCGGAGGATCGTGGCTCGGGTGTCTCCGACGGTGTGGTCGGTGGCCGGGCCGTCCAACAAATGCCAGGCTCCGGAGGCGGGTTGGAAGCTGAGGGCGTACTCGGCTTCGTCTACGTCGCGGCCCGTGACGTGCAGGATGCCGTCCGCCTGCCCGCGGGCCCGCTTCAGTACGAGCGTTGCGTCCGCGGCGCCCGCGATGCCGTTGGTCCCGGACACCTCTGTCAGGAAGTCGTCCGAGCCCGCTTTGCGGACGTGGTGGACCAGGACGACGGCGATGCCGTAGTGGTCCGCAAGGCGCTTCGCGTAGCCGACGGAGACGTAATCCGCGTCGTACGCCGAAACGCCGGCCGGGGCCTGTCCGCGCATCTTGGCAAACACGTCAATGACGACCATGCGAGCGTCGGGGTTACGGTCCAGCCACTGGGCGATGGCCTCGGTTCCGCCCTGGGGGAAGGGTGGGCATTCGGTGACCAGGGTCAGCCCGGCGGGTGCCGGCTGTCCGCCCAAGAGCTTGCCCATCCGGGTCTGAAGGCGCCGCGGGGTGTCCTCTAGTGCGAGGTAGAGCACGGGTCCGCCCTGGACGGGCACGGAGTCGAACGCTTGGCCTCCGGCTGCGACCGCGAGGGCGAGTCCGAGGGAGAGCCAGGACTTGCCGACCTTGGGCGGTCCGGCAAGCAGGCTCACGCCCTCGGCCAGGATGCCGGGCACGGCCCATTTCGGCTCGGGGAAGCTGGCGGCCATGAGCTGATCGGCCGTCCATGCGGTCCGCGGGCGCTCCCGCTTCGGCGGCGGGACCGAGACCGCCTCGGTGTCGCTGGGCACGGAGTACAGGTGCAGGGGCGGGATGGGGTTGGCGCTCATGCGGCGACCGTCCGGGGACGCCGGGCGCCAGCCCGCAGGCCGGAAGCGATGGTGCGCCGTGCTTCGCGTTCGCCCTGGCCGACTTGGAGCGCGGCGGTGAGGAGCCAGCCGGTGACGTCGGCTTCGCTCAGCTCGCCTCCGGCGACGAGCTGTCCCAGGGCAACCGCGGCGATGTAGAGCGCGTTGTTGTGCTCATGCGGGCCGGAGCCGATAACCCGCTCCACTTCCCCGTTGAGCGCGGAACGCAGGAAGGCGGTGCGCCGTCCGTGGCCGGTGAGGGCGACCGTGATGGGCGTCTGTGGGGGCAGCGGCGCAGGGCGCAGGAGTTCGGCGAGCCAGCCCGGCAGGGGTGCTACGGGCCTGTCGTGGGTGATCTCGTACGGCTGTCCGGCGACGGTGCTGCCCGCGCCGACCACCAGCCCGCCCCATGCTCGGGTGTCGACCTTCCAGCCGAGCCCGCAGGCGCTGTCCCCGGCGGTGTTGCGCAGTGGTTCGCCCTCGGGGGCGAGGAAGTACAGGTGGATGCCGCCGCTCCAGGTGCGGACGGTGTATGTGTCGGCGGGGAAGGGCTGGCCGTGGTGCTCGCAGAGCACGGCGAGGACGTCGGCGCCGTCGCTGACGCCGTGCTCGGCCCACGCGGCCGGCGGGGTGTCGCCGGGGTGCTTGGGCTTGTCCAGGTCGATGACGATCAGGCCGGAGGGGCCGGTGGAGATGCCGACGTTGAAGGCGCCGACGGACCAGGCCCGGGTGATGCGGTCCGGGTCGGTGGTGGCGCGGGTCTCCCAGTCGGAGATGGCCGGGCGCTTGTCGCCAGGGATGAGAGGGAAGACGCGCCAGTTACGGGATGCCGCGTCAAGCGCGGCGGTGAGCTGGGCAGAGCCGTCCGGGTACGGCATGCTGGTGGTTCTCCTGTTCTGTCTTCGGATGGGCAGGGAGAACCGCGGCGGCGGGCGACCTTGCTGGGGAGTCCCGCCGCCGCGGCGTTGCTACTGGTTCTTGGCCCAAGCGGCGTACTGCTGGCGGACGTAGTGGCGCGGGTCGCTGGCGACGGCCGTGTCGTCCAGTTCCATCAGCCGTTGTGCGGCTCGGGTGGCGAGGTCGGTCGCGTCGTGGGTGACGCTGTCGGCTTCGTTGCTCAGCGCGATGCGGTCCAGCAGCGCGGCCTTGCGGAGCCAGAACTCCCGGTTGAGCGCGTCGAGGAACGGCCTGTCGGCTGCGGTCCGGGCGGTCCATCCGATCTCGCTGATGATGCTCGGGGCGAGTGCGTACGCCGCTTCCGCCGCGGGCCACGGCTCCGGCGCGGTGCGGTGGTCAGCGGTGAGGTAGAGGCGGGTGCGCTGGCCGTCGCGGGTAGGGTGCTGGCGCGCCGGACCGGTGGTGAATGCGGCGGCCAGGGTCGCGGTTACGCGGTCCTTGTCGGCTGGGTCGCAGATGATGCGGATCTCGAACATGGGTCAGTACTCCTTGCCGGTGCTGATGGACGGGAGTTCGGGCAGTCCGGCGGCTTCGACGGCCTTGGAGTCGAAGCCGGGCAGGACGGCACGGGTGATGAGGGCTTGGGCGAGCTGTTCGGCGTAGGCGGCGCCGGTGCGGGCCACCTCGATCTGTGCTCCGGCACGCAGGGCTTCGACGCGCTCGGTGTGGGCGTGTTCCTCGAGGCGCGCGCTGGTCTGCCGCTCGTAAGCGATGAGCTCGCGGCGGTCGGTGCGCCAGTACCGCGCGGCGAGCCCGTAGGCGACGGCGGTGGCGAGCACCCACAGCAGCAGCGGCAGCGAGAGGCCGTCGGCGTATCCGGCAACCCCGGCGAGGGCGAGCCCGCCGGAGGCGGCGAACGCGGTTCCGGCGATGACGGGGTCTCCGGCCTG
This genomic interval carries:
- a CDS encoding tyrosine-type recombinase/integrase, with protein sequence MSTNEGTPARRPHGSARPGYSLDVRLWKVTKVDRKARPYQLRWVVGGKVSSATFATSALAESRRSELRQAMRRGEAFEIASGQPESEVRAAAEAAAKAAEAEPSLRWFEFCRKYVAGRWRMSAAKTREGMADALAAVALAMVKRGDDAPDDKYLRLAFRWGIVPANAGEDPPAELKAAYGWLTTQDRPVVDLIDLEVFEDVVYRLSYRLDGTPAAGETHRRRRRALNTALEHAVAAKELPENPLQGARGKRVGSGGVVDRRVLVNAVQGRQLLTAVSYVGSWDRNRGRRLVAFYGVLYYAGLRPAEAVGLRLSDCHLSEKGWGTLTLRETRPVSGKQWTDSGERHDRRGLKARESDTDRPVPIPPVLVAILRAHLKEFGTAKEGRVFGNERGGVVGSSTYWRVWEEARLLALPPDRVVSPLAGRPYDLRHACITRWLNAGVPIAEVARRVGNSPEVIHRRYHGCIDGHEEAANEKITKVLEEEGDII
- a CDS encoding helix-turn-helix transcriptional regulator, whose protein sequence is MSARALDEKLTVAEVITDLKVAPSTFYRWRQLGKGPRAIKLPNGDVRIRRSEYERWLTEREDAA
- a CDS encoding AAA family ATPase, yielding MSANPIPPLHLYSVPSDTEAVSVPPPKRERPRTAWTADQLMAASFPEPKWAVPGILAEGVSLLAGPPKVGKSWLSLGLALAVAAGGQAFDSVPVQGGPVLYLALEDTPRRLQTRMGKLLGGQPAPAGLTLVTECPPFPQGGTEAIAQWLDRNPDARMVVIDVFAKMRGQAPAGVSAYDADYVSVGYAKRLADHYGIAVVLVHHVRKAGSDDFLTEVSGTNGIAGAADATLVLKRARGQADGILHVTGRDVDEAEYALSFQPASGAWHLLDGPATDHTVGDTRATILRYVRAHPGAKPKDMAGELPHVDMDTIRRTCARMAEAGQLTRDVGGRYYPDTETRTQGAPEVSGLSGCPVNPPELQERPGQSELELSGLSGSTEAEGTAV
- a CDS encoding bifunctional DNA primase/polymerase, with the translated sequence MPYPDGSAQLTAALDAASRNWRVFPLIPGDKRPAISDWETRATTDPDRITRAWSVGAFNVGISTGPSGLIVIDLDKPKHPGDTPPAAWAEHGVSDGADVLAVLCEHHGQPFPADTYTVRTWSGGIHLYFLAPEGEPLRNTAGDSACGLGWKVDTRAWGGLVVGAGSTVAGQPYEITHDRPVAPLPGWLAELLRPAPLPPQTPITVALTGHGRRTAFLRSALNGEVERVIGSGPHEHNNALYIAAVALGQLVAGGELSEADVTGWLLTAALQVGQGEREARRTIASGLRAGARRPRTVAA